The following are encoded in a window of Narcine bancroftii isolate sNarBan1 chromosome 2, sNarBan1.hap1, whole genome shotgun sequence genomic DNA:
- the LOC138753191 gene encoding endogenous retrovirus group 3 member 1 Env polyprotein-like: MLLLCSLIFLSLPMSLSGVKCKKCRDTVVLFQDHIWGRKEGNFISHTSVPEKCWAENTTQHPYTPCVEKEGNNMGHYIQIPNTTPFPLNGWKGDSSPPCPDGLWFCIHQRTVPMRSYTPHSRLPVPLRQPDLVRVHPNNHVSFGNAIGGDNLFVDLATKIAGTFNVTNCWVCGGPRMSEQWPWWGEPLNSLTMISRIWTTNRTRSRETWSLSNVPSGFYCLSRAGKYPVGESPCKAVWIRISPGVFTWFPKPQTWFLSTVFKTNCLPLSNSSIQFWNCTTSTITGPYQSNPVLRRVWERGYGVSPNGLFWVCGNKAYTRLPSQWSGTCFLGIIRPEFFLLPHDHGHKLGVKVFDTLHREPRSTTVHLGEWRDDWPPERIIQYYGPATWAQDGSWGYRTPIYMLNRIIRLQAVLEIVTNQTAIALQLLASQQGQMRSAIYQNRLALDYLLATEGGVCGKLNLTNCCLQIDDNGKAVRKIADNIRTLSHVPVQTWHPFPQFNWMDKWFGGTWWRTFLWVIGGILFLLLILPCIIPYLRSLVISMVEQAMQPGGMGDPVRLLFQREINVS, translated from the coding sequence atgttattgttatgttctttgatttttcttagtttgcctatgtctttatcaggtgtgaaatgtaagaaatgcagagatacagtggtcctgtttcaggaccacatttggggaagaaaggaaggtaatttcatttcccatacctcagttcctgagaaatgctgggcagaaaataccacccaacatccatataccccttgtgtggaaaaagaaggaaataatatgggccattatatacagattcctaataccactcctttccctcttaacggttggaaaggtgactcaagcccaccatgccctgatggactctggttttgcatacaccaacgtactgttccaatgagaagttacactccacactcgagattgcctgtccctttaagacagccggacttagttcgagtccatccaaataaccatgtaagtttcggtaatgcaattgggggagataacctttttgtagatctggcaactaaaattgcaggaacttttaatgtaaccaattgttgggtctgcgggggtccacggatgtcagaacaatggccttggtggggagaacctctcaattcattgaccatgatttcccgcatttggacaactaaccgaacgagatcaagagaaacctggtctctctctaacgtcccctctggtttttattgtctctcacgagccggcaaatacccagtaggagaaagtccctgcaaggctgtatggattcgcatttcgcctggtgttttcacttggtttcctaaacctcagacttggttcttatccactgtttttaaaactaattgcctacccctgtctaatagcagtattcagttttggaattgtaccacttccaccatcacaggaccataccaatcaaatcctgttcttagaagagtttgggaaagggggtatggagtatccccaaatggattattctgggtatgtggtaataaagcttatactcgtcttccctcacagtggagtggaacttgtttcctaggaataatccgcccagaatttttccttctaccccacgatcacggtcataaattaggcgtgaaggtctttgatacattacatcgtgaaccccgctctaccacggtacatttgggagaatggagagatgattggcctccagagcgcataattcaatattatggtcccgctacatgggctcaagatggatcttggggttatcgtactcctatatatatgttaaatcgcataattcgcttacaagcagtgcttgaaattgttacaaatcaaacagctatagccctgcaattacttgcatcccagcaaggtcaaatgcgctctgctatatatcagaaccgtctagccctagactatctcctagccacggaaggaggtgtatgtggcaaacttaatttgactaactgctgcttacagattgatgataatggaaaagccgttcgtaaaatcgctgataatattcgtacattgtcccatgtaccggttcaaacctggcatcctttcccacaatttaattggatggacaaatggtttggaggaacctggtggcgtaccttcttgtgggtcatcggaggtattttattcctcctacttattttgccctgtattattccctatctacgcagcctggtgatttccatggtcgaacaagctatgcaaccaggggggatgggagaccctgtaagacttttatttcagcgtgagattaatgtatcataa
- the LOC138752840 gene encoding uncharacterized protein translates to MGARSLQRPRPFLPSSPSRIPAPIPGPMDQSPAARSPCGSPGCVTSIPQPVWSLQCKSPSLALCSALHKSAAPPDAAIPPAALVPPTWRRPRGCRIKQNTVSSFPKLFKVFPRIPDVHPVPSTPEVPADPPTPEVPAVPSTPCPPQSPPLPMSPPVPSTPDVPADPPTPDVPADPPTPDVPADPPTPEVPAVPSTPCPPQSPPLPMSPPVPSTPDVPADPPTPDVPADPPTPDVPADPPTPEVPAVPSTPCPPQSPPLPMSPPVPSTPDVPPSPLHSRCPRRPAHSRCPGRPAHSRCPRRPAHSRSPRSPVHSLSPPVPSTPDVPPPVPPTPDVPADPPTPDVPADPPTPDVPADPPTPEVPAVPSTPCPPQSPPLPMSPPSPAHSRCPRRPAHSRCPGRPAHSRCPRRPAHSRSPRSPVHSLSPPVPSTPDAPPPVPPTPDVPADPPTPDVPADPPTSRCPRRPAHSRCPRRPAHSRCPRSPVHSRCPRSPVHSRSPPVPSTPDVPAVPSTPGPRSPVHSRSPQTHPFPMSPQGTGPTHLSEGASHCGGAPGQTGAGARREPR, encoded by the exons atggGGGCAA gaagccttcagcgaccaaggcccttcttgccctcatcaccctctcgaatcccggctccgatacctggACCCAtggaccagtctccagcagcccgcagtccGTGCGGGTCCCCTGGCTGCGTCACCTCCATTCCGCAGCCTGTGTGGAGCCTTCAGTGCAAGAGCCCCTCCCTGGCCCTCTGCT CTGCCCTTCACAAGTCTGCTGCTCCTCCAGACGCTGCCATCCCTCCTGCAGCACTGGTGCCGCCAACTTGGCGCAGACCCCGAGGTTGCAGGATTAAACAAAACACCGTTAGTTCATTTCCAAAGCTGTTTAAAGTCT TCCCGCGAATTCCCGATGTCCATCCAGTCCCGTCCACTCCCGAAGTCCCCGCAGACCCGCCCACTCCCGAAGTCCCCGCAGTCCCGTCCACTCCCTGTCCCCCCCAGTCCCCTCCACTCCCGATGTCCCCCCCAGTCCCCTCCACTCCCGATGTCCCCGCAGACCCGCCCACTCCCGATGTCCCGGCAGACCCGCCCACTCCCGATGTCCCCGCAGACCCGCCCACTCCCGAAGTCCCCGCAGTCCCGTCCACTCCCTGTCCCCCCCAGTCCCCTCCACTCCCGATGTCCCCCCCAGTCCCCTCCACTCCCGATGTCCCCGCAGACCCGCCCACTCCCGATGTCCCGGCAGACCCGCCCACTCCCGATGTCCCCGCAGACCCGCCCACTCCCGAAGTCCCCGCAGTCCCGTCCACTCCCTGTCCCCCCCAGTCCCCTCCACTCCCGATGTCCCCCCCAGTCCCCTCCACTCCCGATGTCCCCCCCAGTCCCCTCCACTCCCGATGTCCCCGCAGACCCGCCCACTCCCGATGTCCCGGCAGACCCGCCCACTCCCGATGTCCCCGCAGACCCGCCCACTCCCGAAGTCCCCGCAGTCCCGTCCACTCCCTGTCCCCCCCAGTCCCCTCCACTCCCGATGTCCCCCCCCCAGTCCCGCCCACTCCCGATGTCCCCGCAGACCCGCCCACTCCCGATGTCCCGGCAGACCCGCCCACTCCCGATGTCCCCGCAGACCCGCCCACTCCCGAAGTCCCCGCAGTCCCGTCCACTCCCTGTCCCCCCCAGTCCCCTCCACTCCCGATGTCCCCCCCCAGTCCCGCCCACTCCCGATGTCCCCGCAGACCCGCCCACTCCCGATGTCCCGGCAGACCCGCCCACTCCCGATGTCCCCGCAGACCCGCCCACTCCCGAAGTCCCCGCAGTCCCGTCCACTCCCTGTCCCCCCCAGTCCCCTCCACTCCCGATGCCCCCCCCCCAGTCCCGCCCACTCCCGATGTCCCCGCAGACCCGCCCACTCCCGATGTCCCGGCAGACCCGCCCACATCCCGATGTCCCCGCAGACCCGCCCACTCCCGATGTCCCCGCAGACCCGCCCACTCCCGATGTCCCCGCAGTCCCGTCCACTCCCGATGTCCCCGCAGTCCCGTCCACTCCCGGTCCCCCCCAGTCCCGTCCACTCCCGATGTCCCCGCAGTCCCGTCCACTCCCGGTCCCCGCAGTCCCGTCCACTCCCGGTCCCCCCAGACCCACCCATTCCCGATGTCCCCGCAGGGAACAGGGCCCACACATCTGAGTGAGGGAGCGTCCCACTGTGGAGGAGCGCCGGGGCAGACTGGGGCAGGAGCCAGGCGGGAACCACGGTGA